A stretch of DNA from Rhizobacter sp.:
GAGCGCCTCGTTCATCGTGAGCGCCACATCGCTGCAGGGCGACGCGAGAGACAGCGTGATCGTGCGCGAGCGCAACCCCGTGACGGGCATCCTTGCGGTCGGCTATCGCTTCTGACTACTTCCGCATCAGCGTGCTCTTGCCGAAGAGGCTGCCGATCAGGTCGACCGCCACTTCGGCGGTGCGGTTGCGCACGTCGAGCGCGGGGTTGAGTTCCATCACGTCGAGCGAGCCCATGCGGCCGGTGTCGGCGATCATCTCCATGCACAGCTGCGCTTCGCGGTAGGTGGGCCCACCCATGACAGTAGTGCCCACGCCGGGCGCGTAGTCGGGGTCGAGGAAGTCGACGTCGAAGCTCACGTGCAGGTGGGTGTTGACGTCGAGCGTGGCGAGCGCCAGCTCCATCGCGTGGCGCATGCCCATCTCGTCGATGTAGCGCATGTCGAAGACTTCAAGGTCCATCTCGTGCACGAAGCGCTTCTCGCCCGCGTCGACGCTGCGGATGCCGATCTGGCGGATCCACTTCGGGCTGATCGCCGGCACGTGGCCGCCGATCTCGATCAGCTCCTTCGGACCTTTGCCGCACAGGCAGGCCACCGGCATGCCATGCAGGTTGCCGCTCGGGGTGAGGATGTTGGTGTTGAAGTCGGCGTGCGCATCGAGCCAGAGGATGCGCAGCTTCTTCTTCGCTTCTCGGCAGTGGCGCGCCACCGCGCTGATGCTGCCCAGGCCGAGGCAGTGGTCACCCCCCAGCAGGATGGGGAAGCGGCCCTGCGCCAGCTCGGTGTGCACGGCGTCGTGCACGAGGCGGT
This window harbors:
- the rocF gene encoding arginase — encoded protein: MNAAQTVSIIGAPTDIGAGDRGASMGPEALRVANIVTTLQGQGLEVIDRGNLSGPANPWQPPVDGYRHLAEVVTWNRLVHDAVHTELAQGRFPILLGGDHCLGLGSISAVARHCREAKKKLRILWLDAHADFNTNILTPSGNLHGMPVACLCGKGPKELIEIGGHVPAISPKWIRQIGIRSVDAGEKRFVHEMDLEVFDMRYIDEMGMRHAMELALATLDVNTHLHVSFDVDFLDPDYAPGVGTTVMGGPTYREAQLCMEMIADTGRMGSLDVMELNPALDVRNRTAEVAVDLIGSLFGKSTLMRK